One stretch of Candidatus Krumholzibacteriia bacterium DNA includes these proteins:
- a CDS encoding DUF3524 domain-containing protein, whose protein sequence is MRPLRIAAVESYFGGSHRYFLEGLARHSRHRLELFTLPPRMWKWRVRGAALHLAPALEAAGPFDALLCSDFVNVPDLRALLPSALRTVPLLYYLHENQLDYPLSPHEEFDPYFGFTNVLSCLSAEAVAFNSEFHRRQFLDRLPGFLPRLPDYDRQRVVETIRGKAEVLPVGLDLEELERSRPAASSPRRSPAGTPDSPRRLLWNHRWEFDKAPERFFAALDVLVARDVPFLVDVVGESFVRQPGVFEAAHAKLGHRIGRFGTVEDRAEYARLLWEADIVVSTAKQEFFGIAMAEAVWCGAFPIAPRALVYEDFYGGEDAARHLYRDDAELVRLLEAALTADSLTPSARLRERLAGFDWREVGPRFDARFERLVEGAPVQA, encoded by the coding sequence TTGCGACCGCTCCGCATCGCCGCCGTCGAGTCGTACTTCGGCGGCTCCCACCGGTACTTCCTCGAAGGCCTGGCCCGGCACAGCCGGCACCGGCTCGAGCTCTTCACCCTGCCGCCGCGAATGTGGAAGTGGCGGGTCCGCGGCGCGGCGCTGCACCTGGCGCCGGCACTCGAAGCGGCAGGTCCTTTCGACGCGCTCCTCTGCTCCGACTTCGTCAACGTCCCGGACCTGCGGGCGCTGCTCCCGTCGGCGCTCCGCACCGTCCCGCTCCTCTATTACCTGCACGAAAACCAGCTCGACTACCCGTTGTCGCCGCACGAGGAGTTCGATCCCTACTTCGGCTTCACCAACGTGCTCTCCTGTCTTTCGGCCGAAGCGGTGGCGTTCAATTCGGAGTTCCATCGGCGGCAGTTCCTGGACCGTTTGCCGGGCTTCCTCCCTCGTTTGCCCGACTACGATCGCCAGCGCGTGGTGGAAACGATCCGCGGCAAGGCGGAAGTGCTGCCCGTCGGGCTCGACCTGGAGGAGCTGGAGCGGTCGCGTCCGGCGGCGAGCTCCCCTCGTCGTTCCCCTGCGGGCACACCGGACTCTCCGCGCCGCCTCCTCTGGAATCATCGCTGGGAGTTCGACAAGGCGCCGGAGCGCTTCTTCGCGGCGCTGGATGTTCTCGTCGCTCGCGACGTGCCCTTCCTCGTGGACGTGGTGGGGGAATCCTTCGTGCGCCAGCCAGGGGTGTTCGAGGCGGCCCATGCCAAGCTGGGCCATCGGATCGGTCGCTTCGGCACCGTGGAGGATCGGGCGGAATACGCGCGCCTCCTCTGGGAGGCGGACATCGTGGTGTCGACGGCGAAGCAGGAATTCTTCGGCATCGCCATGGCCGAAGCGGTCTGGTGCGGGGCCTTTCCCATCGCCCCGCGCGCCTTGGTGTACGAGGATTTCTACGGTGGCGAGGATGCTGCCCGGCATCTCTATCGAGACGACGCGGAGCTGGTGCGACTGCTCGAAGCCGCATTAACGGCGGACTCTCTGACGCCTTCGGCCCGGTTGCGCGAGCGACTCGCCGGGTTCGACTGGCGCGAAGTCGGGCCCCGCTTCGATGCCCGGTTCGAAAGGCTCGTGGAAGGCGCACCCGTTCAGGCGTGA